The sequence TGGTTCATTGCTAAAATGATTTCTTTCACATCAGAGGCAATGCGCTTCAGTAACAGATCCACTGTAAGATCATCAACGTCAATACCGTCAAGCGGCGATAGTGCACCACCAAGAATGTGATACATCCCTTTGTATCCACCCGTCTTTTCAATCGCAAGTAATTCTTGCCACGATTCAACAACACAAATCACGGAATGATCCCGTTTGGGCGAAGAACAAAAATAACACGCGTGATTTTGCTCAACCCACGTACAACAGATCGGACAACGACTAATATTTTTCTGTGCCTCACGAATACGATCACAAAACAATTCTATCTGCTGTTCATCCATAGAAAGAAAATGTGTTGCAACACGATACAGGTTCTTAGAAGCAAGATAGGGAACCTGTTGTAGCGTTTTTAGGAGTCGAGAAAGCGATGGAAGATGATCAACCATACGATATCCCTGTTACAAAAATTTTAGTTTCTTAAGTGCGAGCGTACTCACCACCCCAACAAAGGTGCTCAATGCGAGGTATAACACTAAACCCGATGAAAGACTGACCGAAAACGCACCGAATACTAATCCCATCACCAACGCTGAAATACGCGCTTGCCCCCCACCAGCAGGTGCTGGCATCAG is a genomic window of Candidatus Babeliales bacterium containing:
- the recR gene encoding recombination protein RecR is translated as MVDHLPSLSRLLKTLQQVPYLASKNLYRVATHFLSMDEQQIELFCDRIREAQKNISRCPICCTWVEQNHACYFCSSPKRDHSVICVVESWQELLAIEKTGGYKGMYHILGGALSPLDGIDVDDLTVDLLLKRIASDVKEIILAMNQTPEGEATSAYIAHKLKGAEGLKITCLARGVPVGSSLEYMDRVTVYKALSERRPF